Below is a window of Paenibacillus bovis DNA.
ATTATGTTACAATATAGCTTGTTGGATCGGTTCAAATAAGTCAAGATTCCGATTCATGACTACAAAGTTAATAATCGGCAGTTACTATGGTATACATGCTATTCCTATACATTGTATACCCTTTTTGGCAAATGCCGAATTGTTTTGGAGAAAGGAAGATCATACCATGAGTCAGTGGGAATATAAAACATTAAAATTACCGGCAGCCGGTTTTGTAAATGGACGGGTCGATGACCGTCTTCTTCAGGAAGAGTTGAATAATCTCGGCTTTGACGGTTGGGAGCTGGTATCGTCCTTTGATACGAGCACAAGTCAGGGCGATCTCGGAGAAGTCGTTCTTATTTTCAAACGCAGCGCTCTTCTGGATTAATCGGAATTACATAGTCAGCGATACCGGCAGTCTACATATCGCCATGGATAGAAAACGGAGAGATTGGTTTAAGTTAGGAAGAAGGAGGCTTGCATATGATAGGAACATGGATCGAGGAAATCAAGTCCATTTTGAGACCGGAACTGAACAGTCTGGAAGACTTTCTGCTGCCACCTGCCGGAGATGTGGAGATTGCTCAGGCAGAACAGGCAATAGGAGTGACATTTCCGGATGAATTAAAGCAGCTCTATCATATTCACAACGGGGAATCCCGCAACGGTCCCGGCCTTTTCTTTGGACTTCAGTTTTTGAGTCTGGATGATATGGTGAGCGAATGGAAAATCTGGTCGGATCTGCAGCCGGAGTATCAGGAGCTTGGCGATCATTATTCGATTCCATCGGGCTGGATCAAAGAGCAGTATATCAACAAAGGCTGGCTGCCTTTCTGTCACGATGGCGGAGGCAATCATCTCGGGATCGATCTGGACCCGGCTGAAAAAGGCATAGCAGGGCAAATTATCAACTTTGGCCGGGATGAGGAAATGAAGCATGTGATTGCGCCAAGTCTCGGCGAGTTTATCCATTTCATGCGGGATACGGTGCGTGAAGGGAATTATACGGTTGTGGAAGAAGAGGGCATGGGATACTGGATGTATGGACGGAATGAACAATCCCGTCTGCTCAGGGATGCACAGATGTATGCCATGGGTCACATTATGCAGCAGTCCGAAGGGCAGGAGAGCGAACAGCTGGATACCTGGTTTGCGAGTCTGGACCCAATCTGGCGCAATCTGATAACAGAAGGTTATGGAGATGCAGCGTCGTTTGTTTCAGCCCATCAGATTTATTTGCCTGATGCGCAGTTGAGTGATATTCGTCCGCTGTCTCGCTGCACCCAGGTGCGTGAGCTGCTGCTGAACCGTAATGAGATCGAGGATATTACGCCGCTAGCCCACTGCCGAGAACTGAAAAAGCTGCATCTGTTCCGTAATCCGGTACGTGATCTGTCGCCGCTGCAGAATTTGCCTTATCTGCAGATTTTGAATATTGAGGACACCCAGGTGCAAGACCTGAAGCCGCTGACCAATCTGTCACGTCTATCTGAGCTGGATTGCCGTGGTACAGCCGTGCAGGATTATTCCTCACTTGCTCAATTGACGACGCTGCACAAGCTGGCAATCTCGGCACCGACCCGTCAGGCAGCTGCATTTATCGCCAGCCTGCCGAAGCTATGCGAACTGACTATTCTCGGAGCTGATGAATGGGAGGAAGAAGACTGGGAGCAGCTGGGGCGTATGCTACCGCTGCGCAAGCTGTATATCGGCGCGCTGCACAAGCCACATATCCACTATCTGAGCAGTTACAGTCAATTGGAGTGTCTTACTCTGTATGATTCCCAGATCGAGGATATTTCCGCTCTGGCCGATCTGCCAGCACTCAAAGAGCTCAAGCTAATGGAAGGCTGCAGTATCGGTAATCTGGAATCGATAGGCGGCTCGGTGACACTGGAAAAGTTCACCGGAACATTTGCCCAATTTGAATTACTCAAGGATGCTTTTGCTCAATACGTGAATTTCTCGCAAATGATCGGAGAAATGACCGATGAGCAGCAGGATATATGGATACGTCATACCCGCTGATCTTACAGATTGGATTGCAGGGCAGGCCATTTTGTGCGGATCTCTATTCAGCCTGCTTATTTAGTGGACATCAGGCTATAAGCAACAGTTGCCGGAGCATTGTAGATGCTTCGGCTTTTTGTGATATATACAAGCTATGATTTCGAGAAGGAGAGCAGAACGTGACACTCATGAAAAGAATGACATATTCATTTTCATTATTTTGCAAAAATCCATGTTAACAAGAATGAAAATAAAGTCGAATTCAAGCAAATGAAAGTAAAACGGAGCAAAATAGAGGTTCGGATAGATAAAAAATTAATAATTGTTGTACAGGAACATCTGTGAACCATCAAGGTTCATTTTGCCTTTTCTTTCACCTTTACAGTTAGCAAGGACAGGCGTAATATACATTTCAGGATTTAGAGATTCACAGATTTGGACAACCAATCTGGGATCGGCGGCTGCTGTAAATGGCAGTCATTATAATTGGGTTTTATATTCTGTAATTGCTGAGTTTCCGGGATAACCGGAAAACGGGGGAACCAATCAAGCGGGAGTACTGGCGGTGTGAGAGCCACCATATGTACCGCAAGGGGTGAATCCTTTTGGCCGATCACCATGGTATCGGTCTGAAGGTAGGGCGACTCTCACCGCCCGAATCCGACAGCTAACCTCGTAAGCGCAGATGGAGAGGGAGTGTAGGACTTGTGCCATTCATGACACAGGGTATAGAAACTCTGTGTTTTATTATGCTCCGAGCAGCATACAGGAAAACGTCACAACGCTTAGTTTCCATTGAACATGGAAAGCGGGGGAACCAAACGTCATAGTAATCTGCGAACTGAGTACAGTTCATACTGCCTATGACACGGGGTGAATTCCGGAACCTTCCGGAACGGGCAATCTTCCAGCCCGAACCCGACAGCTAACCTCGTCAGCGTATCAGGGAGAACTTATATCCGGCTTATAACAGATTGCGAAGCTTGTTTGGTGCTGCATGAATTGGATGCACCGACAGGACGGGCAGCTGTCAGGAAGCCTGGAGAAAAGTTCTGCTTTTCTCCAGGCTTCTTTTTTTGCGCCAATTTTGGCTGTTAGTACAGGATCAACTATTTATAATACGCATAACAACGTGTTGGTAATATTATATTTATAGCGTAATAAACGGCTGGCAGGCGAAGAAAATAAACGTTACAGACAAATGATGCCTGCTGCAGGCCGTGGATAGGGATCCGAACTTATTATGAAGGAGCAACGAAACTATGCTGGACATTATGATGATTGTATTGGTAATACTCATCGCATTCGCACTTGGAGGACTGGCAGAATGGTCATCCCGAGTCATTGGAGAAAGAGGGAATGACAAGTGACCTGGTTATTATGGATCATTATTGCTGGTTTGCTGGTGTATCTGTGTTATGCCTTGATTTATCCGGAAAAATTTTAAATAGGCAGGAGAGAGCGTTGTGAGTATTCTTCCATATATCGGCATTGTAGTAACCCTGATTATTGTTATTTTATTGGCTCGTCCGATGGGCGGCTATATTGCACGGGCATTTGATTATACGCCTGGACGACTGGATCGCTGGTTCGGTCCGCTGGAAAAAGGAATTTACCGTATTGGTGGTATCCGTCAGGAGAATCAGACATGGAAGCAGTATGCAGCGGCCGTATTGATTAGCAACACGGTGTTATTGCTGGTGGTTTATCTGATTTTCCGTGTACAGGACAAGCTGCCGCTGAATCCGGCAGGTATCGGAGCGATGAGCCCGGATCTAGCTTTCAACACAGCTGTGAGTTTTATGACCAATACGAACCTTCAGCATTATAGCGGGGAAAGCGGATTATCGTTATTCTCGCAGATGACAGCTATCGTGTTTATGATGTTTGTCTCACCAGCTACAGGTATTGCCGTAGCGATTGCCTTTATTCGTGGACTGGCAGGCAAGCCACTGGGGAATTTCTTCGTCGATCTGACACGGGCATTGACTCGTATTCTGCTCCCGCTGGCATGTGTCGCAGCCATAATCTTGATCGGTCTTGGCGTACCACAGACGTTCCAGACCGGAGTGACAGCACAGACACTGGAAGGAGCACAGCAGCAGATTGCTACAGGACCAATGGGGACTTTCCTGGCAATCAAGGAGCTTGGTAACAATGGTGGGGGCTTTATGGGAGCCAACTCCGCACATCCGTTTGAAAACCCGGGCGGCATCAGTAATATGCTGCAAATTATTCTGATGATGCTGGTGCCGGTATCACTGCCATTTACATATGGCAAAATGGTTGGCAACAACAAACAGGGCCGTGTATTGTTCGTATCCATGATGATGATGTTCATTGTTATGTTGAGCGTCTCGCTGGTCAGTGAGCACCAGGGTAACCCGTTGATTCAACAGGCAGGTATCCAGCAGGGCACCGGATCGATGGAAGGCAAGGAAGTACGGATTGGTGTGGAGCAATCTTCTTTCTATTCGGTTGTAACGACCGCATCGGAGACAGGTGCTGTCAATACAATGCATGATACATTGACACCAATCGCAGGCATGGTCGCTATAGGCAATATGATGCTAAATACCGTCTTTGGCGGTTCAGGAGTCGGTGTGCTCAATGTACTGATGTACGCCATTATCGCGGTCTTCCTGTCCGGACTGATGGTTGGACGAACACCGGAGTTCCTGGGGCGCAAAATTGAAGGCAGAGAGATGAAGCTGATTGCAGTGACGCTGCTGATCCAGCCGCTGCTGATTCTGGCACCAACCGCTATTGCACTCATGGCGTATCCGGATACCATTTCGAATCCGGGCTATCATGGGTTGACCCAGGTGCTGTACGAATTTACTTCCTCGGCAGCCAACAATGGTTCGGGCTTTGAAGGATTGGGCGATAATACGATATTCTGGAATGTATCGACAGGTGCCGTTATGTTTATTGCACGCTATTTTTCAATGGTAACTTTGCTGGCAGTAGCCGGATCGCTGCTGATGAAAAAGCCTGTACCCGAGACGAGCGGAACATTGCGTACCGATCAGCCGCTGTTTGGTCTGGTATTTGTCGTGGCTGTAGTTATCGTAGGTGCATTAACCTTTTTCCCGGCACTGGTACTGGGACCGATTGCGGAACAGCTAACTTTGTAAAAAGATGGAGAGGCTGCAGCCAGGAGAATAACCGACGTGATCACTTGGCCGCAATTCTTCATTATAGGACAGCAGTTTATCTGCGCTAATAAAATAAAGCATCGCGAAAATAGAGACATTTCAAGTGGAGGAATCAGCAATGAAAAATCAAGCTTCCGTGATGAACCGGGAACTGATTAGTAAAGCTTTACAGCAATCGGTCATAAAGTTAAATCCCAGATTAATGATGAAAAATCCGGTCATGTTTGTAGTTGAAGTAGGTCTGATCATCAGTATTTTACTGATTTTTGTTCCCAATGCGTTTGGAGAATCGGTATCGACCGGCTTCAATATAGCAGTAGCTGTTATTTTACTGTTCACCATACTGTTTGCCAACTTTGCCGAAGCACTGGCAGAAGGACGGGGCAAAGCCCAGGCAGATTCTCTCAAAAAGACCAAAAAGGAAATTATGGCTCATCGGGTCGATGGCGACAAAGTAATGGAAGTGCCTTCTACCGATCTGCGCAAAGGCGATATTGTACGAGTATCCCAGGGAGAGATGATTCCTGGAGACGGTGAAGTTATTAAGGGACTGGCATCAGTAGACGAATCTGCTATTACCGGTGAATCGGCTCCAGTCATCAAGGAAGCAGGGGGAGACTTCAGCTCGGTGACCGGAGGGACAATGGTCATCAGTGACGAGATTATGATACGTATTACAAGTGACCCCGGCGAATCCTTTATGGATCGGATGATCAGTCTGGTCGAGGGTGCCGAGCGCCAGAAGACACCTAATGAAATTGCGTTAAACACAGTATTGATAAGCCTAACTATTATCTTTTTGATGGTAGTTGTCACTTTGCCTTTTATGGCCAATTATCTGGAGATTGATCTGGCGGTTCCGGTGCTGATTGCTCTGCTGGTTTGTCTGATCCCAACAACAATCGGTGGTCTGCTGTCTGCTATCGGGATTGCCGGTATGGACAGGGTTACACGATTTAATGTACTGGCTATGTCAGGGAAAGCTGTCGAAGCTTCCGGTGATATCAACACGATTATTCTGGACAAAACAGGTACGATCACCTACGGTAACCGGATGGCGAGCGAATTTGTACCGACAGATGAACATACTGCACAGGAGGTAGGATACTGGGCAGCGATCAGCTCAACCTACGATGAGACACCAGAGGGACGATCCGTACTGGAACTTATGAAAAAGCAGGCCTGGACTTACGATCAGGAATTGGGGATGGGTGCGGAAATTATCGAGTTCCGGGCAGAGACGCGCATGAGCGGTCTGAATCTGCCGGATGGCCGCAAAGTGCGTAAGGGAGCTGTTGATGCAGTCAAAAACTGGGTAACCGAGCAAGGAGGAACGATTCCTCCTTCCCTGCAGGCTAATAGCGATGCTATCGCTTCGGCAGGAGGTACACCATTGGCAGTAGCGGTGGATCATACGATCTATGGATTGATCTATCTCAAGGATACGGTCAAAGCAGGCATGAAAGAACGTTTTGAACAGATGCGCAGCATGGGTATCAAGACGATTATGTGTACCGGTGATAATCCGCTGACTGCTGCAACGATAGCACGGGAAGCAGGGGTCGATGATTATATCGCCGAAAGTACCCCTGAGGACAAAATTGCTGTGATTCGCCGTGAACAGGCAGAAGGCAAGCTGGTCGCT
It encodes the following:
- a CDS encoding DUF4177 domain-containing protein; translated protein: MSQWEYKTLKLPAAGFVNGRVDDRLLQEELNNLGFDGWELVSSFDTSTSQGDLGEVVLIFKRSALLD
- a CDS encoding SMI1/KNR4 family protein, with the translated sequence MIGTWIEEIKSILRPELNSLEDFLLPPAGDVEIAQAEQAIGVTFPDELKQLYHIHNGESRNGPGLFFGLQFLSLDDMVSEWKIWSDLQPEYQELGDHYSIPSGWIKEQYINKGWLPFCHDGGGNHLGIDLDPAEKGIAGQIINFGRDEEMKHVIAPSLGEFIHFMRDTVREGNYTVVEEEGMGYWMYGRNEQSRLLRDAQMYAMGHIMQQSEGQESEQLDTWFASLDPIWRNLITEGYGDAASFVSAHQIYLPDAQLSDIRPLSRCTQVRELLLNRNEIEDITPLAHCRELKKLHLFRNPVRDLSPLQNLPYLQILNIEDTQVQDLKPLTNLSRLSELDCRGTAVQDYSSLAQLTTLHKLAISAPTRQAAAFIASLPKLCELTILGADEWEEEDWEQLGRMLPLRKLYIGALHKPHIHYLSSYSQLECLTLYDSQIEDISALADLPALKELKLMEGCSIGNLESIGGSVTLEKFTGTFAQFELLKDAFAQYVNFSQMIGEMTDEQQDIWIRHTR
- the kdpF gene encoding K(+)-transporting ATPase subunit F, coding for MTWLLWIIIAGLLVYLCYALIYPEKF
- the kdpA gene encoding potassium-transporting ATPase subunit KdpA codes for the protein MSILPYIGIVVTLIIVILLARPMGGYIARAFDYTPGRLDRWFGPLEKGIYRIGGIRQENQTWKQYAAAVLISNTVLLLVVYLIFRVQDKLPLNPAGIGAMSPDLAFNTAVSFMTNTNLQHYSGESGLSLFSQMTAIVFMMFVSPATGIAVAIAFIRGLAGKPLGNFFVDLTRALTRILLPLACVAAIILIGLGVPQTFQTGVTAQTLEGAQQQIATGPMGTFLAIKELGNNGGGFMGANSAHPFENPGGISNMLQIILMMLVPVSLPFTYGKMVGNNKQGRVLFVSMMMMFIVMLSVSLVSEHQGNPLIQQAGIQQGTGSMEGKEVRIGVEQSSFYSVVTTASETGAVNTMHDTLTPIAGMVAIGNMMLNTVFGGSGVGVLNVLMYAIIAVFLSGLMVGRTPEFLGRKIEGREMKLIAVTLLIQPLLILAPTAIALMAYPDTISNPGYHGLTQVLYEFTSSAANNGSGFEGLGDNTIFWNVSTGAVMFIARYFSMVTLLAVAGSLLMKKPVPETSGTLRTDQPLFGLVFVVAVVIVGALTFFPALVLGPIAEQLTL
- the kdpB gene encoding potassium-transporting ATPase subunit KdpB, producing MKNQASVMNRELISKALQQSVIKLNPRLMMKNPVMFVVEVGLIISILLIFVPNAFGESVSTGFNIAVAVILLFTILFANFAEALAEGRGKAQADSLKKTKKEIMAHRVDGDKVMEVPSTDLRKGDIVRVSQGEMIPGDGEVIKGLASVDESAITGESAPVIKEAGGDFSSVTGGTMVISDEIMIRITSDPGESFMDRMISLVEGAERQKTPNEIALNTVLISLTIIFLMVVVTLPFMANYLEIDLAVPVLIALLVCLIPTTIGGLLSAIGIAGMDRVTRFNVLAMSGKAVEASGDINTIILDKTGTITYGNRMASEFVPTDEHTAQEVGYWAAISSTYDETPEGRSVLELMKKQAWTYDQELGMGAEIIEFRAETRMSGLNLPDGRKVRKGAVDAVKNWVTEQGGTIPPSLQANSDAIASAGGTPLAVAVDHTIYGLIYLKDTVKAGMKERFEQMRSMGIKTIMCTGDNPLTAATIAREAGVDDYIAESTPEDKIAVIRREQAEGKLVAMTGDGTNDAPALAQADVGIAMNSGTVAAKEAANMIDLDSDPSKIIEVVAIGKQLLMTRGSLTTFSIANDIAKYFAIIPAMFMVAIPQMQLLNVMNLHSPTSAILSALIFNAVIIPILIPLAMKGVAYKPMSSSRLLQRNLFIYGFGGVVVPFIGIKVIDLLIQWFV